One Methylobacterium oryzae DNA window includes the following coding sequences:
- a CDS encoding (5-formylfuran-3-yl)methyl phosphate synthase, giving the protein MPASTIQQDPLPRLLVSVRDPAEAEAARLAGADLIDAKDPERGALGALDEDVVREIVARVSGGAATSAVADPAAGSVAALARTGVDWVKVGLRPAEIRDAATLADRVAAAPGRLIAVLFAEDGPAAPHVPALAAAGFAGAMIDTAGKTGARLPDLAAPSDLSAFTTACRANGLMSGLAGSLRVIDIPGLCAHRPDYLGFRGGLCRDFDRRNGIDPLRVAEALRALRPSRQDAA; this is encoded by the coding sequence GTGCCCGCGTCCACCATCCAGCAAGACCCCCTGCCCCGGCTCCTCGTCAGCGTTCGCGATCCGGCCGAGGCCGAGGCAGCCCGCCTCGCCGGCGCCGACCTGATCGACGCCAAGGACCCGGAGCGCGGGGCGCTCGGCGCCCTGGACGAGGACGTCGTGCGGGAGATCGTCGCCCGCGTGTCCGGCGGTGCCGCGACGAGCGCGGTGGCCGATCCGGCGGCCGGATCCGTCGCCGCCCTGGCCCGGACCGGCGTCGACTGGGTGAAGGTCGGTCTACGTCCTGCCGAGATCCGGGACGCGGCGACGCTGGCCGATCGCGTCGCGGCCGCGCCGGGCCGGCTGATCGCCGTGCTGTTCGCCGAGGACGGGCCGGCGGCCCCGCATGTGCCCGCCCTGGCGGCGGCCGGCTTTGCCGGCGCCATGATCGACACCGCCGGCAAGACCGGCGCCCGCCTGCCCGACCTCGCCGCGCCCTCGGACCTCTCGGCCTTCACCACCGCCTGCCGGGCGAACGGCCTGATGAGCGGCCTCGCCGGGTCGCTGCGGGTCATCGACATCCCCGGCCTCTGCGCGCATCGGCCGGATTACCTCGGCTTCCGCGGCGGCCTGTGCCGGGACTTCGACCGCCGCAACGGCATCGATCCGCTGCGCGTGGCCGAGGCCCTGCGCGCCCTGCGGCCGAGCCGGCAGGACGCGGCGTGA
- a CDS encoding uridylate kinase, translated as MTSVIKIGGSLEADPHRRRALLEAIGDGTHGRCIVVPGGGAFADAVRAAQARERFGDAEAHRRALDAMSDAAGIFRGIEPRLVQSLEPWAETAPARIRVWNPRALRAGHPDIPETWDVTSDSLALWLAARVGAERCVLVKSVDAPPGVDPAALARDRIVDAAFPGFAACFGGTIEVWGPHRRVAVETRAAA; from the coding sequence GTGACGAGCGTCATCAAGATCGGCGGCAGCCTCGAGGCGGATCCGCATCGCCGCCGCGCCCTGCTGGAAGCGATCGGCGACGGCACGCACGGGCGCTGCATCGTGGTGCCGGGCGGCGGCGCCTTCGCGGACGCCGTCCGGGCCGCGCAGGCGCGGGAGCGCTTCGGCGACGCCGAGGCCCATCGCCGGGCGCTCGACGCCATGAGCGACGCGGCCGGCATCTTCCGCGGGATCGAGCCGCGGCTCGTGCAGAGCCTGGAGCCCTGGGCTGAGACGGCGCCCGCGCGGATTCGGGTCTGGAACCCGCGCGCTCTCCGAGCCGGCCACCCGGACATCCCGGAGACCTGGGACGTCACCTCGGACAGCCTCGCCCTCTGGCTCGCCGCGCGGGTCGGGGCGGAGCGCTGCGTCCTGGTGAAATCCGTCGATGCGCCGCCGGGCGTCGACCCCGCCGCGCTGGCGCGGGACCGGATCGTGGATGCCGCCTTCCCGGGCTTCGCGGCATGTTTCGGGGGGACGATCGAGGTCTGGGGACCGCACCGCCGCGTCGCGGTCGAGACGAGGGCCGCCGCGTGA